One stretch of Nomascus leucogenys isolate Asia chromosome 9, Asia_NLE_v1, whole genome shotgun sequence DNA includes these proteins:
- the ZNF648 gene encoding zinc finger protein 648, with amino-acid sequence MAQVDSQDRWGEASPLSSLTEEAHDTEMLSMNLENDDEDGGEAEKEGTADPGACPRGSSPVTHDNPDLPWPPPLGKEEEKFSDSSSAGGMGQKPVEMSGKVSWSRDVTKIKETQGSPGASRALGTLPSGLAHKLLGQMQPLGDRLPAGDDGDSRANQDAVLDVPSSFPSNGKYLCAHKSVDTSAENSSLLCFPRPGSNWDLPTRQTHTPAQASAIPASLAAAVLAKARISSKVQNQAGGREGGEAEARPYRCLRGGRAFQKPSKPLSPAETCGGAAKRYACELCGKAYSHRGTLQQHRRLHTGERPYQCSFCDKAYTWSSDHRKHIRTHTGEKPYPCPDCGKAFVRSSDLRKHQRNMHSNNKPFPCSECGLTFNKPLSLLRHQRTHLGAKPFRCPACDREFAVASRMVEHQRVHSGERPFPCPTCGKCFTKSSNLSEHQTLHTGQRPFKCADCGVAFAQPSRLVRHQRIHTGERPFPCTQCGQAFARSSTLKRHQQIHSGEKGFLCAECGRAFRIASELAQHVRMHNGERPYQCEDCGQAFTRSNHLQRHRAKHGTCKKEPIPSSSDE; translated from the coding sequence ATGGCACAAGTGGATTCCCAGGACAGGTGGGGAGAGGCGTCTCCTCTCAGCAGCTTGACTGAAGAGGCTCATGACACCGAGATGCTGAGCATGAACTTAGAGAATGACGATGAAGATGGTGGGGAGGCCGAAAAAGAGGGCACTGCTGACCCGGGGGCCTGTCCAAGGGGCAGCTCCCCAGTAACACACGACAATCCTGACTTGCCATGGCCCCCTCCACTGggcaaagaggaagagaaattcTCTGACTCCTCCAGTGCTGGGGGCATGGGGCAGAAACCAGTGGAAATGTCTGGGAAAGTCAGCTGGAGCAGAGATGTGACAAAGATCAAGGAGACCCAGGGTTCCCCGGGAGCAAGCAGAGCTCTGGGTACCCTTCCCAGTGGTCTCGCACACAAGTTGTTAGGTCAGATGCAACCTCTTGGGGACCGACTACCTGCGGGTGATGATGGAGACTCGAGAGCAAACCAGGACGCAGTCTTGGATGTCCCATCCAGCTTCCCCAGCAATGGAAAGTATCTCTGTGCGCACAAAAGTGTAGACACGTCCGCAGAGAACTCTTCTCTGTTGTGTTTCCCCAGGCCAGGGAGCAACTGGGACCTCCCCACGCGACAGACACATACACCAGCCCAGGCGTCGGCCATCCCAGCCAGCCTGGCTGCCGCGGTCCTGGCAAAAGCGCGAATCAGCAGTAAAGTACAGAACCAGGCGGGCGGGCGCGAGGGCGGAGAGGCTGAGGCGCGTCCCTACAGGTGCCTGCGGGGCGGGCGGGCCTTTCAGAAGCCCAGCAAGCCGCTGAGCCCCGCGGAGACGTGCGGCGGCGCCGCCAAGCGCTACGCGTGCGAGCTATGCGGGAAGGCCTACTCCCACCGCGGCACACTCCAGCAGCACAGGCGCCTGCACACGGGCGAGCGGCCCTACCAATGCTCCTTCTGCGACAAGGCCTACACCTGGTCCTCCGACCACCGGAAGCACATCCGCACCCACACAGGCGAGAAACCCTACCCGTGTCCAGACTGCGGGAAGGCCTTCGTGCGCTCGTCGGACCTGCGCAAACACCAGCGCAACATGCACAGCAACAATAAGCCCTTTCCGTGCTCCGAGTGCGGCCTGACCTTCAACAAGCCGCTGTCGCTGCTGCGCCACCAGCGCACGCACCTGGGCGCCAAGCCCTTCCGCTGCCCCGCCTGCGACCGGGAGTTTGCTGTGGCCAGCCGCATGGTGGAGCACCAGCGCGTGCACTCAGGCGAGCggcccttcccctgccccacctGCGGCAAGTGCTTCACCAAGTCCTCCAACCTGTCCGAGCACCAGACGCTGCACACCGGCCAGAGGCCTTTCAAGTGCGCTGACTGCGGCGTGGCCTTTGCGCAGCCCTCGCGCCTCGTGCGCCACCAGCGCATCCACACTGGCGAGAGGCCCTTTCCTTGCACGCAGTGTGGCCAGGCCTTTGCCCGCTCTTCGACCCTGAAGCGGCACCAACAGATCCACTCCGGGGAGAAGGGATTCCTCTGTGCCGAGTGCGGCAGGGCCTTCCGCATTGCCTCTGAGTTGGCCCAGCACGTACGAATGCACAACGGAGAGAGGCCCTACCAGTGTGAGGACTGCGGCCAGGCCTTCACCCGGTCCAATCACCTCCAACGACACCGAGCCAAGCACGGCACCTGCAAGAAGGAGCCCATCCCTTCCTCCTCTGACGAGTGA